A portion of the Bubalus kerabau isolate K-KA32 ecotype Philippines breed swamp buffalo chromosome 1, PCC_UOA_SB_1v2, whole genome shotgun sequence genome contains these proteins:
- the CDHR1 gene encoding cadherin-related family member 1 → MWLFEKTGGRTLGPNPTLDHTFLVMSGHFVGTQQLDRRAQDAKRRAGGSSGADPSCVIRLAPLHSRPRPLPPPPPPSSALHSSCAQGMLRAPEPGLGCGEPHHPPAETWGAARRPSWPCGCCSSAWSGAGDRGRGRGLSGVNGNSRCSLLLQKQLWRLHWELWEGVPTPRVTLARDLSLSGSRFPSLPTDEAEIGRCLGPRHPRWCVSLRSPAQSERTGGGSPGPAQANFAPHFFDNGAGSTNGNMALFSLPEDTPVGSHVYTLNGTDPEGDPVSYHISFNPSARSVFSVDPNLGNITLIEELDREREDEIEAIISISDGLNLVAEKVTILVTDANDEAPRFIQEPYVVQVPEDTPSGSSIARVRAVDRDTGSAGSVTYFLKNPHPTEFSVDRHSGVLRLQAGAILDFEKARAHFVTVVAKDGGGKLRGADVVLSATTVVTVNVEDVQDMGPVFVGTPYYGYVYEDTLPGSEVLTVVAMDGDQGKPNRVLYSLVNGSDGAFEINETSGAISVMQSPSQLRREVYELHVQVTEVSSAGTPAAQAMVPVTIRIVDLNNHPPTFYGESGPQNRFELSMYEHPPQGEILRGLKITVNDSDQGANAKFNLRLVGPGGIFRVVPQTVLNEAQVTIIVENSAAIDFEKSKVLTFKLLAIEVNTPEKFSSTADVVIQLLDTNDNVPKFTSHYYVARIPENAPGGSNVLAVTAVDPDSGPWGEVKYSIYGSGADLFLIHPSSGIIYTQPWASLDAEATSRYNFYVKAEDMEGRYSLAEVFITLLDVNDHYPQFGKSLQEKTMVLGTPVKIEATDQDAEEPNNLVDYSITHAEPANVFDINAHTGEIWLKNSIRSLDALHNITPNGDRTWSLEVQAKDRGSPSFSTTALLKIDIVDPEMLSRSPMAAFLMQTKDNPMKAVGVLAGIMAMIVAITVLISTATFWRNKKSNRVQPVRRVLRKRPSPAPRSVRIEWLKFQRTKAADKFVLKEAPPNENCNNNSRGSTPPPQAPAPPPPPSPAPSVGQAPWMVPTVSGSLAPQQPQQPSPKPRAVVKRKAVGSPVQSALVSELRQKFEKKNLHSKAYF, encoded by the exons GACCAAATCCTACCTTAGACCACACCTTCCTGGTCATGAGCGGTCATTTTGTTGGAACTCAGCAACTGGACAGAAGAGCTCAGGATGCCAA GAGGCGGGCGGGAGGCTCCAGCGGCGCCGATCCGAGCTGTGTCATCCGCTTAGCGCCCTTGCACTCCCGCCCGCGCCCCCTCCCGCCGCCGCCACCCCCGTCGTCAGCTCTGCACTCGTCGTGCGCCCAGGGCATGCTCCGCGCTCCGGAGCCCGGCCTCGGCTGCGGGGAGCCGCACCACCCGCCCGCGGAGACATGGGGCGCGGCCCGCCGGCCGTCCTGGCCCTGTGGATGCTGTTCCTCAGCCTGG AGTGGGGCTGGGGACcggggacggggacggggacTGAGCGGGGTGAACGGGAACTCTCGCTGCTCTCTGCTACTTCAGAAGCAGCTTTGGCGGCTGCACTGGGAGCTGTGGGAGGGTGTCCCCACTCCCCGTGTGACCTTGGCCAGGGACCTGTCCCTCTCTGGGTCGCGGTTTCCCAGTCTGCCCACCGATGAAGCTGAAATCGGCCGCTGCCTAGGTCCCAGACACCCCAGATGGTGCGTGTCCCTGAGAAGTCCAGCCCAGTCCGAGCGCACGGGAGGTGGTAGCCCGGGACCTG CTCAGGCCAACTTCGCCCCCCACTTCTTCGACAACGGGGCGGGCAGCACCAACGGAAACATGGCCCTGTTCAGCCTCCCGGAGGACACGCCGGTGG GCTCTCATGTGTACACCCTGAATGGAACAGACCCTGAGGGAGACCCTGTCTCCTACCACATCAGCTTTAACCCCAGTGCTAGAAGCGTCTTTTCAGTTGACCCCAATCTGGGAAACATCACCCTGATTGAAGAGCTGGACAGAGAG AGGGAAGATGAGATTGAAGCCATTATCAGCATTTCCGATGGGCTGAACCTG GTGGCGGAAAAAGTCACAATCCTAGTTACTGATGCCAATGACGAGGCGCCCAGGTTTATCCAGGAGCCCTACGTTGTCCAGGTTCCCGAG GACACACCTTCTGGGAGCAGTATCGCCAGGGTCCGAGCAGTGGACAGGGACACCGGCTCTGCAGGGAGCGTCACCTACTTCCTGAAG AATCCGCACCCCACCGAGTTCTCCGTGGACCGCCACAGCGGGGTGCTGCGCCTCCAGGCCGGGGCCATCCTGGACTTCGAGAAGGCCCGGGCCCACTTCGTCACTGTGGTTGCCAAG GATGGCGGGGGAAAGCTGCGAGGGGCCGACGTGGTGCTCTCAGCCACCACCGTGGTCACGGTCAATGTGGAGGATGTGCAGGACATGGGCCCTGTCTTCGTGGGCACGCCCTACTATGGCTATGTGTACGAGGACACCCTTCCG GGCTCAGAGGTCTTGACGGTGGTTGCCATGGATGGAGATCAGGGCAAACCCAACCGTGTTCTCTACAGTCTGGTGAATG GAAGTGATGGAGCCTTTGAAATTAATGAGACGTCGGGAGCCATCTCCGTGATGCAGAGCCCTTCCCAGCTCCGGAGAGAGGTGTATGAGCTGCATGTACAG GTGACTGAGgtcagctctgcagggactccaGCTGCCCAGGCCATGGTGCCTGTCACCATCCGGATCGTGGACCTCAACAACCATCCACCGACATTCTATGGGGAGAGTGGACCCCAGAACAGATTTGAGCTGTCCATGTATGAGCACCCGCCCCAGGGGGAGATTCTTCGGGGCCTCAAGATCACCGTCAATGACTCAGACCAG GGAGCCAATGCCAAATTCAACTTGCGGCTGGTGGGACCTGGGGGCATCTTCCGAGTGGTCCCTCAGACGGTCCTGAATGAAGCCCAAGTCACGATCATTGTGGAGAACTCAGCCGCCATTGACTTTGAAAAGTCCAAAGTGTTGACCTTCAAG ctcctggccaTTGAAGTGAACACCCCAGAGAAGTTCAGCTCCACGGCGGATGTCGTGATCCAGCTCCTGGATACCAATGACAACGTCCCCAAGTTCACCTCCCACTACTACGTCGCCAGGATCCCCGAGAACGCCCCCGGGGGCTCCAACGTGTTGGCTGTCACA GCTGTGGATCCAGACTCAGGTCCCTGGGGTGAAGTCAAATACTCCATTTATGGATCTGGGGCCGACCT CTTCCTGATCCACCCGTCCTCCGGGATCATCTACACCCAGCCCTGGGCCAGCCTGGACGCTGAGGCCACTTCCAGGTACAACTTCTACGTGAAGGCGGAGGACATGGAGGGCAGGTACAGCCTGGCCGAGGTGTTCATCACGCTGCTGGATGTCAATGACCACTACCCCCAGTTTGGAAAGAGCCTCCAGGAGAAGACAATGGTGCTGGGGACCCCGGTGAAAATTGAG GCCACAGACCAGGACGCAGAAGAGCCCAACAACCTAGTGGACTATTCCATCACCCACGCAGAGCCGGCCAATGTGTTCGACATCAACGCACACACGGGGGAGATCTGGCTCAAGAACTCCATCCGATCCCTGGATGCCCTGCACAACATCACGCCCAATGGGGACCGCACGTGGTCCCTAGAGGTGCAGGCCAAGGACCGTGGCTCCCCATCCTTCAGCACCACAGCCTTGCTCAAGATTGACATCGTAGACCCTGAG ATGCTGTCCCGAAGCCCCATGGCCGCCTTCCTGATGCAGACCAAAGACAACCCCATGAAGGCCGTGGGTGTGCTGGCTGGCATCATGGCCATGATTGTGGCCATAACCGTCCTCATCTCCACCGCCACCTTCTGGCGCAACAAGAAGTCCAACAGGGTCCAGCCGGTGCGGCGAGTGCTCCGCAAGCGGCCCAGCCCTGCACCCCGCAGCGTCCGCATCGAGTGGCTTAAGTTCCAAAGGACCAAGGCCGCTGACAAGTTTGTGCTCAAAGAGGCTCCTCCCAATGAGAACTGCAACAACAATAGCCGTGGAAGCACACCACCCCCCCAAGCCCCCGCTCCCCCTCCACCACCCAGCCCGGCACCCAGCGTGGGCCAGGCCCCCTGGATGGTGCCTACCGTCTCTGGCTCGCTTGCCCCTCAGCAGCCCCAACAACCATCACCAAAACCCAGGGCCGTGGTGAAACGCAAGGCCGTGGGAAGCCCCGTCCAGTCAGCTCTGGTCTCTGAGCTCAGGCAAAAGTTCGAGAAGAAGAATCTACACAGCAAAGCTTACTTCTAG